The proteins below are encoded in one region of Segatella copri:
- a CDS encoding outer membrane beta-barrel family protein, giving the protein MRLRYAYVSVLLLMYFSTIANVWASSSLSPDGRAFSYAVSSDTVRENRALSEGDGDSVETQKEDSIFKTLNLGEVVVTAAMKEVEMKGDTTVINANAFQTPEGAYLEELLKRVPGLEYEKQNKTITYNGLPIHEINVNGESFFGGNSTLALENLPAKLVSKIKVYDKRSELEKITKVRKGGENYVLDLQTKREFNGTLITSAGIGRGNNEKKEAELISNLFRQTGDNISVIARSGNRYMTSRYPDNRQDNVAMNFAKKFSKRFTLYGNMMYNHYASGNESTLYSEQYLTTGNRYQNSASTSTNRNTMGNGSLGMRWSLDDKTYFNIGGNFSKSKSDNTSDSQQSTSSEGDERINSITRNSDSKSDSHSFSVNADITRVFNDKGTSISLTGSYSDSKSTNESHSLSETTYYQLESSLGGDSVLYRNQYQHSPSTNRAYSVGINLTQPLAENLRLQLGYRYSANRQVSDRITYESEVYQDSLSNYTQSRTYSHELSLYFNYNGKRWQVNTGVQMHPERRSLDQKTGLLYADTVRTSVNWNPQLNVSWHQGKTRFELNYDGSSRQPDLGSLVSLTDNSDPLHVTHGNPSLKAAYSQNFRLMGRNTRLGLSGDVNFSNTYNSQTQAVFYNLATGGTETYPVNVNGNWNMRASLRYQKRWKKRFNLSARTGANFSQSVALVNEGKSEEPDRSVTHNTSYNANLRLGYQPKWGGFDLQGDWRYRHATNQLRGTSNYTRSYNFSLNTYAELPLGFMVKSDAAYSFRNGTNIKKGEDDQVVWNLGASWRFLKKKQAELSLYWSDILSDKKNYYRNVTATGLTESRTSQIGSYFIISFKYRLNKQL; this is encoded by the coding sequence ATGAGGCTAAGATATGCTTATGTGTCTGTGCTTTTGCTCATGTACTTCTCAACAATAGCAAATGTATGGGCATCGTCTTCCCTTTCTCCTGACGGAAGGGCTTTCTCTTATGCTGTGTCGAGTGATACAGTAAGGGAGAATCGTGCCTTGTCAGAGGGCGATGGCGACTCTGTGGAAACGCAAAAAGAAGATTCCATCTTTAAGACGCTCAACCTCGGCGAAGTGGTGGTTACTGCTGCCATGAAGGAGGTGGAGATGAAGGGCGATACCACGGTTATCAATGCCAATGCTTTCCAGACTCCCGAAGGAGCATACCTCGAAGAACTCTTGAAGCGAGTGCCTGGATTGGAATACGAAAAGCAGAACAAGACGATAACATATAATGGTCTTCCCATCCATGAAATCAATGTCAATGGTGAGAGTTTCTTTGGCGGCAACAGCACCCTCGCCCTCGAAAACCTGCCAGCCAAGTTGGTGAGCAAAATCAAGGTGTATGACAAGCGGAGCGAACTGGAGAAAATCACCAAGGTGCGCAAGGGCGGCGAAAACTATGTGCTCGACTTGCAGACCAAGCGAGAGTTCAACGGCACGCTGATTACTTCGGCTGGCATAGGCAGGGGCAACAACGAAAAGAAGGAAGCCGAGTTAATATCCAACCTCTTCCGCCAGACTGGCGACAACATCTCCGTGATAGCTCGAAGTGGCAACCGATACATGACTTCTCGCTATCCCGACAACCGACAGGACAACGTGGCGATGAACTTTGCCAAGAAGTTCTCCAAGCGATTCACCCTCTATGGCAACATGATGTACAACCATTATGCCAGTGGCAACGAGAGCACCCTATATAGCGAGCAATATCTCACCACAGGCAACCGTTACCAGAACTCGGCATCCACCAGCACCAATCGCAACACGATGGGCAATGGTTCGTTGGGCATGAGGTGGAGCTTGGATGACAAGACCTATTTTAATATAGGTGGAAACTTCAGCAAGTCGAAGAGCGACAACACCAGCGACAGCCAGCAATCCACCTCTTCAGAAGGCGATGAGCGTATCAACAGCATCACGAGAAACTCGGATTCGAAGAGCGACAGCCATTCGTTCTCCGTCAATGCCGACATCACCCGAGTGTTCAACGACAAGGGTACGAGCATCAGCCTCACGGGTAGTTACTCCGACAGCAAGAGTACCAACGAGTCACATTCCCTTTCCGAGACCACTTACTATCAGTTGGAGAGCAGTCTGGGTGGCGATTCCGTGCTTTATCGCAACCAATACCAGCACTCCCCCTCCACCAATCGTGCCTATTCCGTAGGCATCAACTTGACGCAACCCTTGGCTGAGAACTTGCGCCTGCAACTCGGTTATCGCTATTCTGCCAACCGACAGGTGAGCGACAGGATTACTTACGAGAGCGAAGTATATCAAGACAGTTTGAGCAACTATACCCAGAGTCGGACTTATTCCCACGAACTCAGCCTTTATTTCAATTATAATGGCAAGCGATGGCAGGTGAATACAGGTGTGCAGATGCATCCAGAGCGGAGAAGTCTTGACCAGAAGACTGGGCTGCTCTATGCCGATACGGTGAGGACGAGCGTGAATTGGAACCCACAGTTGAATGTGTCATGGCATCAAGGCAAGACTCGCTTCGAACTGAATTATGATGGCAGCAGCCGACAGCCAGACCTTGGCAGTTTGGTTTCGCTGACCGACAATAGCGACCCATTACACGTTACTCATGGCAATCCTTCGCTCAAAGCGGCTTATAGCCAGAACTTTCGGTTGATGGGAAGGAACACTCGCCTCGGGCTTTCGGGTGATGTTAATTTCAGCAACACCTATAACAGTCAGACGCAAGCCGTCTTTTACAACCTTGCCACTGGTGGCACGGAGACTTATCCTGTGAATGTGAATGGCAACTGGAATATGCGTGCCAGTCTTCGTTATCAGAAGCGATGGAAGAAGCGGTTCAATCTCTCCGCTCGCACAGGTGCCAACTTTAGCCAAAGTGTAGCCTTGGTGAACGAGGGGAAGAGCGAGGAGCCAGACCGCAGCGTCACCCACAATACGTCGTATAATGCCAACCTTCGCTTGGGTTATCAGCCGAAATGGGGAGGCTTCGACTTGCAGGGCGATTGGCGTTATCGCCATGCCACCAACCAACTCCGGGGTACATCCAACTATACCCGAAGCTATAACTTTTCGCTGAATACCTATGCAGAGCTTCCTCTTGGTTTCATGGTCAAGAGTGATGCTGCATACTCTTTCCGTAACGGCACGAACATCAAGAAAGGCGAGGACGACCAAGTGGTTTGGAACTTGGGGGCATCTTGGCGATTCCTCAAAAAGAAGCAAGCCGAGCTTTCGCTCTATTGGTCAGATATTCTCAGCGACAAGAAAAACTATTATCGCAATGTTACGGCGACAGGATTGACGGAAAGCCGTACCTCACAAATTGGCAGCTACTTCATCATCAGTTTTAAGTATCGGCTGAATAAGCAACTGTGA
- a CDS encoding phage integrase SAM-like domain-containing protein, with translation MRSNNEPVRIRYKDLANGTKSIYLDTYKSGKRSYEFLKLYLLPEDDDKAKAVNTETLQKAEAIKNQRVQEILSGKLETVKASLEHPASTTTSSKKTARLSKKKKVGSDKTGKSVKGKESEVNEVVGAVSGREGHQWKFIDDDGEDRAIDGTIKKHRGRPNKREAVTLRFKDLANGSKSLYFDIYYNGERKYEFLKLYINPEITEADKQNNALVMETAERLKERKMREVVNGETFTDPSDELNQVEKVEEYTSSVIVRSRKMRNGDRSLFLDIYYGKGERAYESVGLYLRKDDSEEKHKEIWKEAEKKAKERMKALKDGTFEKRVGRRGYKPHGEDPDANVDKYKEYLANKKVKTEIAVAETERKRNSKTKEPVRIRFKELANGNKSVYLSINVNGRRTYDYLRLYLIPEVDAAAKEQNKQTMQAVYAIKAQRIMSITNGIAGLKDKSRIKMRLVDWLEIFRDAQVERGRQSARNWVNSVLNAVREHSPNVTLAEMTKEYCNGFMVFLLNDYITYKHTHPSKSTVMNYLKCLKAAFNMAIEEEIMDDNPVLRLRMDVLKGGGTKREYLTVDEVKRLIDTPCKREDIKAAFLFSCFCGLRISDVKSLKWKNIITEGDKTRVEILQYKTKQPLYLPLNKQALRWMPERGSASDEDNVFPTLPSKNYDCIPEWSRAAGISKHVTYHVSSHNKIFYLLNISELNILKNVTANDLETSYILFLSQLCNIQRTL, from the coding sequence ATGAGAAGTAACAATGAACCTGTGCGCATACGCTATAAGGATTTGGCGAATGGCACAAAGTCGATTTATCTCGACACTTACAAAAGTGGAAAGAGGTCGTATGAGTTCTTGAAGCTTTATCTGCTTCCTGAGGACGATGACAAGGCTAAGGCTGTCAATACCGAGACCTTGCAGAAGGCAGAAGCTATCAAGAACCAACGAGTGCAAGAAATTCTGTCGGGGAAGTTGGAAACAGTGAAGGCTTCCTTGGAGCATCCTGCTTCTACAACAACTTCAAGCAAGAAGACCGCACGTTTAAGTAAGAAGAAAAAAGTCGGCAGTGATAAAACTGGCAAAAGTGTCAAGGGAAAGGAAAGTGAGGTAAACGAAGTCGTTGGAGCCGTTTCTGGCAGAGAAGGACACCAATGGAAGTTTATTGACGATGACGGTGAGGACAGAGCCATAGATGGAACAATCAAAAAACATAGAGGCAGACCCAACAAGCGTGAAGCTGTCACTCTTCGTTTCAAGGACCTTGCCAACGGCAGCAAGTCGCTCTACTTCGACATATATTATAATGGTGAGCGCAAGTACGAGTTTCTGAAGCTCTATATCAACCCAGAGATTACCGAGGCTGACAAGCAGAATAATGCCTTGGTCATGGAAACCGCAGAGCGTCTGAAAGAACGCAAGATGCGAGAGGTCGTCAATGGAGAGACTTTCACAGATCCTTCTGACGAGCTGAACCAAGTGGAGAAAGTTGAGGAATACACCAGTTCAGTGATAGTTCGTAGTCGCAAGATGCGCAACGGAGACCGTTCTCTCTTCCTTGATATATATTATGGTAAGGGTGAACGTGCCTATGAGTCAGTTGGTCTTTATCTTCGTAAGGATGACAGCGAGGAGAAACACAAGGAAATCTGGAAAGAAGCTGAGAAAAAGGCCAAAGAACGCATGAAGGCATTGAAGGACGGAACCTTTGAAAAGCGTGTCGGCAGAAGAGGCTACAAACCACATGGGGAAGATCCCGATGCCAACGTGGACAAATACAAGGAGTATCTTGCCAACAAAAAGGTAAAGACGGAGATTGCCGTTGCCGAGACTGAGCGCAAGAGAAATTCCAAGACCAAGGAACCTGTGAGAATCCGCTTCAAGGAACTTGCCAACGGCAACAAGTCGGTCTATCTATCCATCAATGTCAATGGTCGCCGCACCTACGACTATCTGCGTCTTTATCTCATTCCAGAGGTTGACGCAGCTGCCAAGGAGCAGAACAAGCAGACGATGCAAGCGGTGTATGCCATCAAGGCACAACGCATCATGAGCATCACTAACGGCATCGCAGGGCTCAAAGACAAGTCGAGAATCAAAATGCGACTTGTGGATTGGTTGGAGATATTCCGTGACGCACAAGTGGAGCGAGGAAGGCAATCAGCCCGAAACTGGGTGAACAGCGTGCTGAATGCAGTGAGAGAACACTCGCCAAACGTGACACTCGCAGAGATGACCAAGGAATACTGCAATGGTTTCATGGTGTTCTTGTTGAACGACTATATCACCTACAAGCACACCCATCCGTCCAAATCCACGGTGATGAACTATCTCAAATGCCTCAAAGCTGCCTTCAACATGGCTATTGAGGAAGAGATAATGGACGACAATCCCGTATTGCGTCTTCGCATGGATGTTCTGAAAGGTGGCGGCACCAAGCGAGAGTATCTAACCGTTGACGAGGTGAAGAGACTGATTGACACCCCTTGCAAGCGTGAGGATATCAAGGCGGCGTTTCTGTTTTCATGCTTCTGCGGACTCCGTATCAGTGACGTGAAGAGTTTGAAGTGGAAGAACATCATCACCGAGGGTGACAAGACACGAGTTGAGATATTGCAGTACAAGACCAAGCAGCCTCTCTATCTTCCTCTCAACAAACAAGCCCTTCGTTGGATGCCTGAGCGTGGATCTGCAAGTGACGAGGACAATGTGTTTCCAACACTGCCAAGTAAGAACTACGACTGCATCCCGGAATGGAGCCGTGCGGCAGGTATCAGCAAGCATGTGACCTACCATGTCTCAAGTCACAACAAAATCTTTTATTTATTGAATATCAGCGAGTTAAATATTTTGAAGAATGTAACTGCTAACGATTTAGAAACGAGCTATATTCTTTTTCTTTCACAACTTTGCAATATACAAAGAACGCTTTGA
- a CDS encoding cell division protein FtsA, with amino-acid sequence MSKVFRLYKNGDNTFTDWHESASFPYSSENRDGKNGIDDPDGASSKNEITSIPSPFARIDLVKTAFVRVCQPDVNTKKINLDGNTIFHKMVSDTLDVGEIFFNIDKYSDKIEIVKWDSVAMISLLENSDKEGHRYLADALRKYMVSDAKAYNFNQLQDIYILNYKNGLNELDIIGATSPRTIFFSTANKLEDVSKEINFGQDRPFDSDFQPLYKRDKEYVKAWFVLSKSIPGFAGLFPEVYEYLQATLKMLDIDFRNELKGLTNSDPLAKSNIQVSVNHQTNIVEVLGYPILKKLNEPIKGSDFEIVSKIQLEQMPLVLPVESGNMYANLHYTTALWGKDNRAGYFDKQDDLNLRRLPNDGTIYPYLTIGDFLEDTIIQVPHSLNKKSFFDGNYDGTPNVEKSYLLPLKRRFFEFFSSVDLQNPLVDGSPMIKMENINDMSVKVYLRIPIKGNSNVKYVEYTKLYYGEGNAANPSRNEGAIVEADFTGFLMPNVMFANPNEALYKIGCVSTYSRKFQFSFYKGVNKLSVTHACRNKNGEDFYKAVTYTLYKENFDYIVLTDANNNQGVLVPIFAQQRGTEQFKFAVDLGTSNTHVEVMKNGDLEPHTFAYDVKDSPMVKMFETSPNAIQNFLQVHEELEEYDFLPFILGEESMFKFPTRTVLSHAKGVDWNNVILPYELVNIPFAYNKRMSNAYNDTPKDNIKWGKGQEQRYISVFIDCLMLMLRNKVVMNGGNLQQTDITWFYPISMSPKRVNLIRTTWNNAYHKYFGNGTTKSMTESSAPIQYFFRQNATATNLVSIDIGGGTTDIAFAKNGELQNVTSFKFASNDLFESSLDESLHNGIIDYFKKVVEDKIKDIDELKKILDTNTKPSNIASFFFSLPENPAAANLDRSVIDFDVLLRDDENFKIVFIIFYTAIIYHIAQILKLKSMPMPRHISFSGNGSKILRVITPENRLLAKFTCKIFQLLGVDGTEGKLEILGLGDAASSPKQATCKGALVTNQPLDEDRDKVVILKGDGTSFVGNDDTYDSINANYISKTKEAVEKFFEFALDKLNKEFNFDENFGVTPESLSLAKDVCKDDIDTFINRGMTLAKEDSNGQERISETLFFYPIKGVMNVLSGVINKSLTNEDN; translated from the coding sequence ATGTCAAAGGTTTTTAGATTATATAAAAATGGTGATAATACTTTCACCGATTGGCATGAGAGTGCTTCTTTTCCATACAGTTCAGAGAATCGAGATGGAAAGAATGGTATAGATGATCCAGATGGGGCTTCTTCAAAGAATGAAATTACATCAATCCCTTCTCCATTTGCCCGAATAGATCTGGTAAAGACTGCTTTTGTGCGTGTTTGTCAACCTGATGTGAACACCAAGAAAATTAATCTTGATGGAAATACTATTTTCCATAAGATGGTATCTGATACTCTTGATGTTGGTGAGATATTTTTTAATATAGATAAATATTCTGATAAAATTGAAATTGTAAAATGGGATTCTGTGGCAATGATTTCTTTGTTGGAGAATTCCGATAAGGAAGGTCATCGCTATTTAGCAGATGCGCTGCGAAAGTACATGGTGTCTGATGCTAAGGCTTATAATTTTAATCAATTACAGGACATTTATATTTTGAATTATAAGAATGGCTTGAATGAGTTGGATATTATAGGCGCAACATCGCCAAGAACCATATTCTTCAGTACGGCAAATAAGCTTGAGGATGTGTCCAAAGAGATTAATTTTGGACAGGATAGACCTTTCGATTCAGACTTTCAACCTTTATATAAACGAGACAAGGAATATGTCAAGGCTTGGTTCGTTTTGAGCAAATCTATACCTGGCTTTGCTGGCTTGTTCCCTGAGGTGTATGAATATTTGCAGGCAACATTAAAAATGTTGGATATTGATTTTAGAAATGAGCTAAAGGGCTTGACAAACTCTGATCCTTTGGCTAAGAGTAATATTCAAGTCTCTGTAAATCATCAGACAAATATTGTAGAGGTGTTAGGTTATCCGATACTAAAGAAGTTGAATGAGCCAATAAAAGGCAGCGACTTTGAGATTGTTTCTAAGATTCAGTTGGAGCAGATGCCTTTGGTGCTCCCTGTGGAATCGGGTAATATGTATGCAAATCTTCATTACACTACAGCTTTGTGGGGTAAGGATAATCGTGCTGGTTATTTTGATAAGCAGGATGATTTAAATCTGAGACGTTTGCCAAATGATGGAACCATATATCCTTATTTGACGATTGGTGATTTCTTGGAAGATACAATTATTCAAGTACCTCATAGTTTGAACAAAAAAAGTTTCTTTGATGGAAATTACGATGGAACTCCTAATGTAGAAAAAAGCTACTTGTTGCCATTAAAGAGACGCTTCTTTGAGTTTTTCTCATCTGTAGATTTGCAGAATCCTTTAGTAGATGGTTCTCCTATGATTAAGATGGAGAACATCAATGATATGAGCGTAAAGGTATATTTGCGTATTCCTATAAAGGGTAATAGCAATGTAAAATATGTGGAATATACGAAGTTGTATTATGGAGAAGGCAATGCGGCTAATCCAAGTCGTAACGAGGGGGCAATAGTTGAGGCTGATTTTACAGGCTTCTTAATGCCTAATGTCATGTTTGCAAACCCAAATGAAGCATTGTATAAGATAGGCTGTGTAAGTACATATAGTCGTAAATTTCAATTCTCATTTTATAAAGGTGTGAATAAATTGAGTGTGACTCATGCTTGTAGAAATAAGAATGGAGAGGATTTTTATAAGGCTGTAACTTATACATTGTATAAGGAGAACTTTGATTATATTGTTCTTACGGATGCAAATAATAACCAAGGTGTTCTTGTGCCAATATTTGCCCAGCAAAGAGGTACGGAACAATTTAAGTTTGCGGTTGATTTAGGAACTTCCAACACTCATGTGGAAGTTATGAAAAATGGAGATTTAGAACCACATACATTTGCCTATGACGTAAAAGACAGTCCTATGGTGAAAATGTTTGAAACTTCTCCTAATGCAATTCAAAACTTTTTGCAGGTTCATGAAGAGCTTGAGGAATATGATTTTCTGCCATTTATTCTTGGTGAAGAATCTATGTTTAAGTTTCCAACAAGAACTGTACTCTCTCATGCCAAGGGTGTGGATTGGAACAACGTAATATTGCCTTATGAGTTGGTGAACATTCCATTTGCTTATAATAAGCGTATGTCTAATGCTTACAATGATACTCCAAAAGATAATATAAAATGGGGAAAGGGGCAGGAACAACGTTATATTTCTGTCTTTATTGATTGTTTGATGCTGATGTTGCGCAATAAAGTTGTCATGAATGGTGGTAATTTGCAGCAAACGGATATCACATGGTTTTATCCAATCAGTATGTCCCCAAAGCGAGTAAATTTGATTCGAACAACATGGAACAATGCATATCATAAATATTTTGGAAATGGGACAACTAAGTCTATGACAGAGTCATCGGCTCCTATCCAATATTTCTTCCGTCAAAATGCCACTGCAACCAATTTGGTTAGTATTGATATTGGTGGAGGTACTACGGATATTGCTTTTGCCAAGAATGGAGAATTGCAGAATGTTACATCTTTCAAGTTTGCTTCTAATGACCTATTTGAAAGCTCATTGGATGAAAGCCTTCATAATGGAATTATTGACTATTTCAAGAAAGTGGTGGAAGATAAAATAAAGGATATTGATGAACTGAAGAAGATTTTGGATACCAATACTAAACCTTCGAATATAGCCTCTTTCTTCTTCTCTTTGCCAGAAAATCCTGCTGCTGCAAATTTGGATAGAAGCGTAATTGATTTTGACGTGCTGTTGCGTGATGATGAGAACTTCAAAATAGTCTTTATCATATTCTATACAGCTATAATATACCACATTGCCCAGATATTGAAGTTGAAGAGTATGCCTATGCCACGTCATATCTCGTTTAGTGGAAACGGAAGTAAAATCTTGCGTGTTATCACACCTGAAAATCGATTGTTGGCAAAGTTTACTTGTAAGATATTCCAATTGCTAGGTGTTGATGGTACTGAGGGCAAGTTGGAAATACTCGGCTTAGGAGATGCTGCGTCTTCTCCAAAGCAGGCCACTTGCAAGGGTGCTTTGGTAACTAATCAACCTTTGGATGAAGACAGGGATAAGGTGGTGATTTTGAAGGGCGATGGTACTTCTTTTGTTGGTAATGATGACACTTATGATTCGATAAATGCCAACTATATCAGCAAGACAAAAGAGGCTGTGGAGAAATTCTTTGAGTTTGCTTTAGATAAATTGAATAAAGAGTTTAACTTTGATGA
- a CDS encoding DUF4903 domain-containing protein, with translation MKSIKLFALAILGIFALFVSSCSSDDDLNKEPPAEEYVTKAKDILNGDIVLSTKATMSGVDKTHLASGCPTKFNFTWKEDGSMTLSLVDFTVGTMPFAVTFKCNTKFMNLNSWDKSERPEAGWVKFQGKDGNVTTNGDDPNDCQTGSGASVDGYLNVLTNQIEFIVNYNMMNVRTETFQQTIDKSRLNNFKAEFEQYEKDLAQWKKENGQG, from the coding sequence ATGAAAAGTATTAAACTTTTTGCTCTTGCAATCTTAGGAATTTTTGCTTTGTTTGTATCTTCGTGCAGTAGTGATGATGATTTAAATAAAGAACCACCTGCAGAAGAATATGTAACAAAGGCAAAAGACATTCTTAACGGGGATATAGTTTTATCCACAAAGGCTACCATGAGTGGAGTTGATAAAACTCATTTGGCAAGTGGTTGTCCAACCAAGTTTAATTTCACTTGGAAAGAGGATGGTTCTATGACTCTTTCACTTGTTGATTTTACAGTAGGCACTATGCCTTTTGCAGTAACATTCAAGTGTAACACAAAGTTCATGAACCTCAATTCATGGGATAAGTCAGAACGTCCAGAAGCAGGTTGGGTTAAATTCCAAGGTAAAGATGGCAATGTTACCACTAATGGTGATGATCCAAATGATTGCCAAACAGGAAGTGGAGCATCTGTTGATGGTTATCTGAATGTATTGACAAATCAGATTGAGTTTATTGTAAACTACAATATGATGAATGTACGCACAGAAACATTCCAGCAGACTATTGACAAAAGTCGCCTTAACAATTTTAAGGCGGAGTTTGAGCAATATGAGAAAGACCTTGCACAGTGGAAAAAAGAAAATGGTCAAGGATAA